The sequence GTATCTAGACCtaagtcatattaatctaaataggatctaAAAACTGGTGAAGTCTAGACTCTTTGATTCCAAAAGATCTTTTAGTCTACAAATcttatatagatggtaaaatgaccaagaggacTAAAGCCAATGAATGTTTTGAGTCAGTGCATACTAACATGTATGGAACTTTTAGTCTCCATGCATGGAGAGGGCAtgggtatttcatcacttttagtgatgattactctagaTTTGGATATGCACATAGAAAATCCTATGCCTTGGATACATTCACTAAATTTAAGGCAAGATCAAATAACCTATTGGTTATATATACCAAGTCACTTCGATTAGATGAAGGTgatatgtctagtaagtttgattcttttcaTTGGAGCATGGGATTATTTCCTAGTTATGTGCACCAGGGCCTCTATTGCAAAATAGAGaggtggaaagaagatatcaaacttagATGAAGATAGTGAGATCGTGGATaggtttctcattttttttttccccagaTTCTTTTGGGGATATGTCTTATAGACTATGTAACacctttttttcttaagaattatATCAATTTATAGGATATATAAGAGGATTTTTGGGTTTTACCTTTATAGTCAGGATCATCAGAAGATAATTGTTAacataaatatcatattttttatgactatatgataaggaataaggcagagagtgatatagattggaggatatattagaagatagtcTCACATTGCATAGGATAATATGGATCCAAAGAGTTAAAAGCATACcattcctatgatttctagtacacTAGTGTCTCATTATAGTAGTGAGCAGTGTTTGTGCTCACTTAAAGCAAGGAGCTATGAAGAggtagttagaatctttgtattctaacatagtttgggTTGTTGTAGAAGCACCTAAAGGTATAAAACCCAAATGTGAAAGTTGGTGTACAAGAGGAACATAGGAGTAGGTGGaaagcttgagttttatgtggctaAGACTATAggtaaaggttatagtttgaaactttgtttcaactatggaaaacctttttaatagtggtcatactcaaatccatcataTTACTTCTATCTATTGCAATGTCTCATTTAGGAGATAtagcaaccaaacattttcatagcaaaaggTTGTATGTTTATAAGAAGCGTGGTGATGCTTTAAGATCTTGTAGGCAGATGATAATCTACTCATTGGATATGAAGTAGGAATATTGTCATCAGTCAAAATTTGGTACTCTACTCGGTTCTagataaaaatctagaaaaaacTACAATATATTCTTGGGGTTAAGGTCTTTTAGGACtataagaataagaaaattgttcCATGTCACTTACATGATGAGCATTTGGTCTAGTACATGATGCAAAACTCCCAGAAGGGTTTGTTACTCTTTGGATTTGAAGTTATCTTTCTTAGGATAAATGTCATTGGAAATTTGTGGAGAGAGATCGCATTAAGGTAGTATCCAATGCCTATGCAATGGATAACCTTAAGCATACGATGCTATGTGCTAGActagatatttgctttgttgtaggaataatgagtggatattCCATTCCCTCATTAGAGCTTTGGGCGGATATCAAAATATACTCTAGCATTCTTAGAGAACAAAGGATTATATGTTTATGAGTCTTTGCGATGATGGAACTCCTATCGTATTGGGAAATTAGACTTTTAGTCTGATAAGGACTCTCGTAGGTCTACCTTTAGGAATTATACACTCTAAGTGGTTTTTATTGCTtctatagcaaaaaaaaaaaaaaaaaaaaaaaggctttttgGCTTATGGGTAGTTTCCTTGGCTATATTGTCTAAGATACTGTTATGTGGGACAAAGGCATAGTCTAAAGAACTAAAGTACCactagaagaggaaacacataGAAAGCAAGTGATACCTTATTATGAGATAGTACAGAGAACTGATGTGACTGTGGAGTAGATTCTTTCTACAATACCCAGTTTGCTTTTAGGGATGGTGAGAGTTTGATaggattgagcccttaaaagcaagacatgatgaaCAAAGTTAGACTTCACTATCCCTTTGttatccttttggtgtattgacattgatttgagtatccaGACCATGTCTCTTATATTGTATATGaattgggtgcattaggagttgcacaaaagatgtAACTTataggttccttgtaagtagataagttgtccacaattggtTCCTAGACTTGGGCATTCCAGTAGAGATTGTAGTAAAACACCTCCGAATTAGAAAAATGGCTTGTATTAGCCAtcaagatgggtttcccatggtgagtgcactagtgtatgtgatacaCACTGGACATGACCTAaggtgaatcatgacgcaaggctatcaattcTTATgtttcaccaagctactatactacatgaactctcaaccttgagagaatattaagcctgtgccaaaatcaacaggagactttgacctattagtgatctaaaggacatgtgatcatgaaatctgtagCCACAGTAActcatttagtggaatttgatatatgctccttggagttagagtatgtcatttgatcacataataagtaggatttgtaactcaaggatttgagaggtaatcttaataggtgataacactaccttgttagattacggacaccaattcatagggagtctgcatgcagtggatagtagcTCATAGACccgagcacttagtgtctcgcTGGGTATGGAGTGTAATTGACtatttgtagtgggatgttgagtcaattttagaatttgattctaagggaggcaatactcctatgggacctagtggtccccgctctaagctcatattccttgatgataaggtttatgagggttggatgggtttttagttcccttttgtgcataaaggcgtTTTGGTAACTATGCAAGGTTGCAAAGGGATAAGTAAGTGCTATCTTTggactaggctaattgattaattagggctttgtatggttaattaatcaattagcaaccttttcttgggctagattaagtgacccaagcccatagtaagcttaagtcacttaagccctgTATGAAGCCCATAAATGcccctttaggggttaaggtttccaagTCTTGCCTTTCTCTGATTCGgtctagagagagaaccctaacctccacccttgagatctccaccatttCAGTGCCTAGACACAAAGAAGAGTCGTTGGGCgaaagatcatggtgtttacaagATCTATTATGACTTTAGAGTTATCCACATTGATTGGAATCAATTCGAGAGCATccagatcaaaggtatgtgactttattctctagatctatgattttttttgtatccATATTGTTCTTGAATACTTGTTTATTTACTACGATAGATTTAAAAGGCTTAGGATGaatttgcatgcaccctacacgATCCAAGGCATGAGAACGAAGTTATCCAGGATTCCCAATAGTTCTCAAAAGAAAAATGCACCTCAGAGGCTAAATCTAAAAATGAAACTTCAAAAGTCAAGCTCAAACTCCAAACATTCTTGAATAAGCTAGTAAAAAGATATCAAATACAATACAAAAGAGTCATTCATCTACCTTCAAAGACAAAGAAGACAAAGTTGGGTTCTTCAAAACACACGAAGAAATTATTGATAAGTTTACTTGAGATAAGTCATCATTAACCCATAATTAAAATTTGCTCCAAGAACACGTGTTTACCACCCTTGGATTAAAATCAAGTCTAAGCTAGACACATTCTTCAACAAGCATATGGAAGAATATTAAACACAAtacaaaagtgtcattcatctACCTTCAAGGCTGAAAGTCAAAACGAATTCAAAGAAGCTtcttttgttctccaaaatgcTTAAGAAAGGTCTTCACAAGTTTGGTTGAGAATGAGTTATCTCTAACCCTCAATTAAACTTTGTTCTAAGAACATGAATTTATCGCCCTTGGACCAAACTCAAGACAAGTGACGCTCCTAGCTCGCATGAGCTTAAACTGCGTATGacaccaaaaaaaacaaaaggtccCCTAAGTTTAAAAACCTAATAAAGGCGACTTAGGCAAAAGTTAGGACATgctcacaaaataaaaattttctttttgttttatcgAAAGTTAGagcacataaaaaaattaaaaaaaaaaaaaaaggtttgctAAGTTGAAAACCTGAAAATATGACTTAGGAAAAAGTCAAGACATATGTTCCcaatattaaatttttcttttagtcttAACAAAATTCAGGgcacataaaaaaaacaaaatgtatgttaagttgaaaacttgaaaaagTGACTTAAGAAAAAGTTATAACATATGCTTGCAAGATTAAATCTTCTTAGTCTTGGTAAAAGTTAgagcataaaaaataataataaataaataaaattgaactacATTTGACTTGATCCCCTCTCTTTGAAGGGTACATAGACTATTTGAGGAAACTACCCAAGTTCAATCAccaccattaaaaaaaaaaaaagtatcaagTAAGGGCTCAATTTTAATGAAGTGTTAAAAATACAACACTGCATAATGTCAAGGTTATGAATTGTCTACATAGGTGTTAAGTATAGTTTCAATTTCAATTAGGTTTTAAAAAGTTGGACAACATTACACATCCAAATCAAACCAATTCGCATGAGTACAGACATTAGGACTTAAACCACATTAAGTGTCAAAAGTACAACACCTTGTAGCGTCAAAACCAACTTGTTTGCATAGgtgataaatataattttagttttaattaaatattaaaacttgaaCACCACTATACATTCAAACCAAACCAATCTACACTAGTGAAGACTTTAGCATATAAGTGTTGAAAAGACGACACCGCTTTGCATCAGGGCTTTAACTTGATGACATGAGggtcaaaatttaaatattcatatttttttatggatatttaagtttattattaaaaaaataaaaatttctccTCAAGTGTTacggtgatttaaaaaaaaattagcggAAAGcaaatttatcttttcaaacAATGAAGATCAACACATGTTCAAGATGGTGAGGATCCATTGTGCGACTCCACCAGAACGTTCATGGCATCATCCTCATGGTGAGTCGTCCATACAAAGTCATTTTCATTGTGATCCATGCGTCATGGTGCAACTTCACTAGTGCTACTCTACGCATGCCCTATCATCCCCCATACTCCAAGAAGGAAAGACTTCTCCAAGAGAGTTCAAGTTGGATTTCTTAAATCATTgttctcatataaaaaaaaattaggaagaataaattaaaagagaataTGCCTATGAAAAAAGGAAAGTAGATGTTCCAATTAGAAACTTTGTTGTTAACACAAGATCTTTCTTTGATACTAAGTGGAAAGGAAGAAAGGAAACCAAATAGTGTTTGGGAAAAgtagaaaagaaatatttttgaaataggaAACTTCctactaaaatatttaaaaaaaaataaaaataaaagaaaaacaaagggtAACTTCAAGGCCCACCCCATATACATTGCAAGGCATATACGTTATACGTCTTGAAGTGGGGCATTTGTAGACATTGAaacttttattgaaataaattgtCACTAAATTAgtcttcaaaaaaatatatatatggctCTCCAATTCGACAAAATTGAGGATCGACAAGTGATAAGTCCTATACACATGTGATACATGACATATGTTAAAAAGGTGACACATGACGAAATTTGGAAGACTACAAAATTTAGTgttccaaataaaaatttttaattacagtcaaataagaattaaaaataaataaatattctcttgttGACAAATTCTTAATTGAAACAAATATTCCAATTGAAAtcaaaagataataaataaatattctcttgttGGCAAATTTTCTTAATGACGAAGAAAAGTTGCtaaaatcaagcaactaaatcttggagaatttcaaattttaatttcctaATTTCATCTATAAATAAGGGTGACTTCCTTTAATGGAGACACTTTTTGGAGATTGGCAAAAACAAATCTACATCAAAAAGGAGGCTTTACAAAGAATATAAAGGCTTCACAAAATCTCCCTACAAGTCCAATAAACCACTCTGAGCCCTCGattgactttgaaaacaaagaaaacattttcatcgtTTACACACACGATCTTCACCGTTCAACATGTTCATTCCAGAATAAGCCACTTGTGGCTCTTAATTGATttctaaaatcaaagaaataatttCATGGTCGTCTCCCAAATTGTGATCAAGGTGAAAAAATCAGATGAATAAATTGTTTTGTAAGAGAATATTACCACAAAGATTATATTccacaatttaataattttaataaaatattttgttttgcattattttttctattgttttacTTACATTGTAAGACTTTTGTGAAATTTGTGTATACAAacataatttcaataaaatacataaaaatcatGTCTTTGAGTTACGATTCAACAAAATCcactaaaatcatattttatagaCACGATTTCAGTcatatatactaaaatagtatattCAAGTCAATACACTAAAATCTATGTGGCACttatagatttgaaaatatttctgaATTTgccaaagttttaaaaatatttttttaaatttggtttttttttctttttaaaaaagtcCCAATTTTCTAAGGATTCAAAATTTCATGTGTTATCACGTGTAATTTGCTACAACCCTTTGtaaaattatttctctttttaaattatttaattttaaatatgaaaattgaggattttaaataattttttctcaaattgtCTCCATCGAGATAtaatgttattaatattttttgaagtcaTTAATcacttatgaaagaaaataaagttataaaacCGTTTCAAATTGTAAATACATCATGAAACCAATGAAGATGCCTTTTCCCCCTTTTGATTTAATGAGccctatctatatatatatatatatgcttttgGTTCCTTTATTAAGGATCTTTGCCTAAGatattttttctctataaaagCAATGGCTGGGATTCCCCACCAACGCCACTATAAGGCCGAGTTAGGCGGCCAGAGCACATGAAAATGTTCTCACATATTCGGTCCAGACTGCAATCTGccaaataaaagtaaaagaaagagaTCAGAAACATGTTCAAGAAAGGCTGAGAGCACATGAGAAGATGCCTTAACACATTTGGCATGGATTTTGGAATCCAAATAGAAAACGAggcatatatattatatatatcgAGCAAACGGTACAAACTTGCATGACAGTTATAAATacagtaaggaaagaaaaactgAAAATTCCAACTACTTCACACATCCATGAGAAATTATGCAGAGACTCATTGTAGAAAGTTCAGAAGTTGGGTTTGGTGCATTTTTGTTGACCTGGTAaccatctttttcttcttgttcctATTTTATTGCTGCACGTGTCACCAACCTGACCTCAGAAGCATGGAATCATGATTTTCCCTTTGGGTAGAAGTAAACTCTTCTGATCCAATCCTAACCAATCCAAAGGAAGGGCTGGCCCAGTGCCACTCTCACAGCCTGTTAAAAAGGTCAGCAAATAATGGAGCTTTGCTGCGTGGGTTTGTGGTGGTCACGACTCGCAACATATGAAAGTCATTGATACTAACACATGCCATTGCCCGCCCACTGCACATGCTCTGTGTCTCCCTTCTCCCCTACAATCCACGCACTTTTCTtccctcttattttttttttcccttttattttctttctttctttctttctttctttctttctttctcttttctttttctctatagCTATCCGATCAATCCATCTCATGGACTCATCACAAGACCCTCATAACATCAGATTACACACCAGTCACCACCACTAATTAAATCATGTATAGTTAGAAAATCAGATAGCTACCTATGGCGCATAAGCGGTTACAATATTAGGATATCACACATTATATAAGCTTAACTTTTATTAATTTGTCTACCCTTTTGTTCTCCTTGTGCTGTGCTGTTAATTTCTGAGCTGAATGTGATTCTATAGAGCCGGGGCTACGGCGGGTTGGTGTGATGACAGCGCGATGCATTGAAGATGTCTAGGACAGCTGATCAAGTGGTCATTGGTGAGGCCAGCGGCTTGCATGAACGAGTAAATTACAGTGGGCCCAACCAACCTGAAACCCCTCCTCACCATGTCTTTGCTGATGCTCTCTGATTTCGAGGTCTTCACTGGGATCTTGTGGCATAATTTGTACTGGGTGGTGATGGGCTTGTGATTCACAAATCCCCAGATATACTTGTGAAATGATCCGAATTCCCTCTTAATCTGTGAAATGTAAGTattgaattcaataaaaatatatatatacagattCTATTAGCAAATAAAAGTGCTTAATGGTTAGTAGTACTGGAAGGGGTCCCATATTGTTGTGTTCAAGTGACATTCTTTTGAGGTTATGATTTTTTCGTTTAAGTGCGTACTCCTTTTACAAAGGAGTGCCACGGGAAAAGATTAGAGTCCCATTTCTCGACAAGATGTTTATCCCGTTAAAGTGAAGCTTGTAAAATATATCACGGGCCACTGATTTGCACCAATATGAGTTGGATTGAGAgccattttgaaaaattcagAAAGTGGTTACCAATGATTgtgattttgaataaaattctttgaatttataatatttcaataatgTTTAAAAGAATTACTTTACATTATcctacatatttttaaaaatacttttaaaaaaaatttgaaatacttaatttcttcaaaaagatGCTTCAAAACATTAGGAAGTAATtctgattttttcaaaataactggggtttaaaaattgtttctaaagaaTTGCTGTGAAATTGacactcaataaaaaaaaaaaaaaaaaaaattgatgtttctTTACCTCAAGAATTCGGTTAGAGTTGTCCACCACTCCTCGAACTTGGCTCAAATCTATGCCATAATAAGCACTGATGCTTGTTATCTTCTTTTCGCTGAATTTTGCCACAATTTCTGCATCATATCCGGCAAATGCATCCCTGAAAGCAAAAAGATTCGGGGAACCACTTAATCACATTTGGTTTTTTGAGAAGAAAAGCTGGTTGTATGAAATATCTGAGTTCTAAAAGCCCACTCACCTGTATTCCTGACGTTTCTTCAAGACAGTTGTCCAGTCTGATCCAACTTGAGCACCAGTCATCACTAGCAGTTCGAACAGCCGCCTTTATATAGCACAAACAAAACAATCACTCTTAATTCCCCAAAAGTgaaagagagatagagagataGAGAAACATAGAGAAAACTTACTTATCATCATGGACCGGGACACCCCATTCTTCATCATGGTATTCAACATAGCTAGGATCTACACATTAAGCACATTAAGTTAGCCATGCTATTCTCACAGTAATATACCTGGTTCTAAGAAATAAgaccctcatttttttcttttcggtTTTTGCCTTCCTTAATTAAACAAGTTGTGTGAACCACCGGTATGTTTCAGTACCTGAATTGGGGGTGATGAAACTGCATCTCTTTTCCTCTCGAGTGGTGATAACCAAAGGATCTACAGGACTAATCTTCTCTTCGTGCTTGGCAGACTTTGTTCTTCCATAGTGGGCAATTCGCATCTTTCGCTGCACTTGCATAATGGCCATTTGTTCCCTTCTTGCTGCTGCTATGCTCCCTGGAGCCTCAACTATGAAAGAGGAAGAGTAATTCAATGAACTAGTGTCAGAAGAAGGTGCTAATCCAGCACTgcatttttttgtcttcttcgGTGAACTAGAGGATTTGGTGGTTCCTCGTGGTGTTAACACCTTCTCAAGACTAGAATTCAACCCGTTAGGATCATTTCCTCTCTTAAGTGCTGGTtgcctaggtgattttaagtTGGGAGAGGCTGGAGGAGTTAATGAAGGCTTGGTTTTAGTAGTATTAATAATAGTAGTTGGTGGCGGGAGAGATGCAGGTAGTGGAGAAGTAGGAGATTTTGGGGAGATCTTCTTAAATGAATGATGCCTTTCTAGGCTAGGAATTCGGTTGCAAGTGGGCTGAAGGGCTGGACGGCCATTGATCTGAGCCTTAGACGGGGTGATATCAATACCTTGGTGCAGCTTAGACTTGGAGGAACACATATTGAATGCTTTTGGGTTGGTACAGTATTGAGAGAATGGATGAACTTATGAATGAATGGCTTTGGTTTCCCAAATTAGCGGGAGTAAGAAGAAACGAGGATGAGAGAATGGTATGAGGGGTGAGGAAGGTGAAAGACTTAAGGAGGGTTGCAAAGGATGAGGAGATTATAAAAGGGAATGTGGGGACAGGTTAGGGAAGTTGTAACATGGGGGGTCTGCCATACACCGTCTCCAGAGGGGCATCACTTTTGCTAACGTGGGCACGAGGATGACAGTGACGCCCTCCGCTTAGAATTATATATTTGTGAAGACAAAAATAAGTGTGgggatggtggtggtggtgccACTGCCAGCCTTCTGCATGGACCCTCTTTCCACACTCTTTCTGCCTTTACTGCTTATGAGTCCATATCCTCCTCCCAAAACCCAAGCTGGAgtggggagagagagagggaagaagATGCACCAATCATTGTCCCTCTTTAGAGCTGGCTGGATATAAGTTGCTCAATTGGGGGCCGTTCTTATGAGTTTTGGGATTAATTTGTTTTGGATGGTTTTGCTTGAATTAATTGAGTAGTAAGTTCGGGATTAATTTGTTTGGGTTGGTCTTGTTTGAGTTAATCAAGTAGTAAATTATTAAAAGTCTCCCAAAGGCTTTACCCATCTCTTATTTCC is a genomic window of Vitis riparia cultivar Riparia Gloire de Montpellier isolate 1030 chromosome 1, EGFV_Vit.rip_1.0, whole genome shotgun sequence containing:
- the LOC117925383 gene encoding uncharacterized protein LOC117925383 → MCSSKSKLHQGIDITPSKAQINGRPALQPTCNRIPSLERHHSFKKISPKSPTSPLPASLPPPTTIINTTKTKPSLTPPASPNLKSPRQPALKRGNDPNGLNSSLEKVLTPRGTTKSSSSPKKTKKCSAGLAPSSDTSSLNYSSSFIVEAPGSIAAARREQMAIMQVQRKMRIAHYGRTKSAKHEEKISPVDPLVITTREEKRCSFITPNSDPSYVEYHDEEWGVPVHDDKRLFELLVMTGAQVGSDWTTVLKKRQEYRDAFAGYDAEIVAKFSEKKITSISAYYGIDLSQVRGVVDNSNRILEIKREFGSFHKYIWGFVNHKPITTQYKLCHKIPVKTSKSESISKDMVRRGFRLVGPTVIYSFMQAAGLTNDHLISCPRHLQCIALSSHQPAVAPAL